The Aspergillus luchuensis IFO 4308 DNA, chromosome 7, nearly complete sequence genome has a segment encoding these proteins:
- a CDS encoding serine/threonine-protein kinase (COG:T;~EggNog:ENOG410Q2MY;~InterPro:IPR017441,IPR008271,IPR000719,IPR011009;~PFAM:PF07714,PF00069;~go_function: GO:0004672 - protein kinase activity [Evidence IEA];~go_function: GO:0005524 - ATP binding [Evidence IEA];~go_process: GO:0006468 - protein phosphorylation [Evidence IEA]) has protein sequence MLMLPPSPLYGMYPPMPPTPPPSPPISRCYAPEDRLGFLLANRLELTSILGVGAYGVVYTAVDIHTNVLYAVKALNKTGLDPRQLKFQQREIKLHHLASQHPNVVSLVRIMDSVDCTYVVIEFCPEGDLFSSITEKGNFVGNDPLVKRVFLQILDAVQFCHSLGIYHRDLKPENILVTDQGLTVKLADFGLATTDYLTSDFGCGSTFYMSPECQQPNPRPMSCYESAPNDVWSLGVILVNLTCGRNPWKRASIEDSTFRAYLKDPYFLKSILPLSDEMICILNRIFECDPSKRITIPELRQLILECPRFTMNPMAPWSASGPVPVDYVNGPVPVSVPVDAFNTQTSSVSSGSSQYSDFSESAVSDASSFTEGYPDLDSVSSMSSVGLEPGLECKDDFMDPVSCGGIPEPHLAHAPFTIPIPVC, from the exons CGTCTGGAACTCACCAGCATCCTGGGCGTCGGTGCCTATGGAGTGGTGTACACGGCCGTCGACATTCATACCAATGTTCTGTATGCTGTCAAGGCCCTCAACAAGACCGGGCTGGATCCCCGGCAGCTCAAGTTCCAGCAGCGGGAAATCAAGCTCCACCATCTGGCCAGCCAACATCCCAATGTGGTATCCCTGGTTCGCATTATGGATTCCGTCGATTGCACCTATGTGGTGATTGAGTTCTGTCCCGAGGGCGATCTCTTCTCCAGTATTACTGAAAAGGGCAACTTCGTGGGCAATGACCCCTTGGTCAAGCGTGTCTTCCTTCAAATCCTGGATGCCGTCCAGTTCTGCCACTCCCTGGGAATCTACCATCGGGACCTCAAGCCGGAAAACATCTTGGTAACGGATCAGGGCTTGACGGTCAAGCTTGCTGACTTTGGCCTGGCTACTACGGACTACCTGACGTCGGATTTTGGTTGCGGATCCACTTTCTACATGTCACCAG AATGCCAGCAACCAAACCCCCGTCCCATGTCGTGCTATGAGTCGGCACCCAATGATGTGTGGAGTCTAGGTGTTATCCTCGTCAACTTGACCTGCGGTCGCAACCCCTGGAAACGTGCCTCGATCGAGGACTCCACGTTCCGAGCTTATCTCAAGGATCCTTACTTCCTGAAGTCCATCCTGCCACTGTCGGATGAGATGATCTGCATCCTGAACCGCATCTTTGAGTGCGACCCCTCCAAGAGGATTACCATCCCGGAGCTTCGCCAGTTGATCCTGGAGTGCCCGCGCTTTACCATGAACCCCATGGCCCCCTGGTCTGCTAGCGGACCGGTGCCGGTTGACTACGTCAACGGTCCGGTTCCGGTGTCCGTTCCCGTGGACGCCTTCAACACCCAAACCTCCTCTGTCTCCTCTGGGTCATCGCAGTACTCCGACTTTTCGGAGTCTGCCGTCTCGGATGCTTCATCCTTCACGGAAGGCTACCCCGACCTTGACAGTGTCTCGTCGATGTCTTCCGTGGGCCTGGAGCCGGGACTGGAATGCAAAGATGACTTTATGGACCCTGTCTCTTGCGGTGGTATCCCGGAGCCGCATCTTGCCCATGCCCCTTTTACCATTCCAATTCCTGTTTGCTAA
- a CDS encoding SDR family NAD(P)-dependent oxidoreductase (COG:Q;~EggNog:ENOG410PI9R;~InterPro:IPR002347,IPR036291,IPR020904;~PFAM:PF00106,PF13561,PF08659;~go_function: GO:0016491 - oxidoreductase activity [Evidence IEA];~go_process: GO:0055114 - oxidation-reduction process [Evidence IEA]) produces MNRLTQITSHLNYPHGLLANQVAIITGAGQGIGAETARLFANEGAKVIIADIDGEKASAVATSINNALNDTRALAVPGDILNDTYIEELVTKAADFGGGKIHIIVNNAGFTWDGVIHKMTDTQFTTMLNIHATAPFKLVRAAAKYFRVKDGESRVVINISSTSGVHGNAGQANYAVAKAGITGLTKTIAKEWGPAFGVRANTIAFGFVKTRLTAAKEEGAFITMADGTKVALGIPGKQLDSRRTGTTTSSPDEKKKNKGGSDYPDIPLGRPASPEEAARAVLGVASPLFSYVSGETIRVTGGRNM; encoded by the exons ATGAACCGCCTCACCCAAATAACCTCGCACCTCAACTACCCCCACGGCCTACTAGCCAACCAAGtggccatcatcaccggcgCCGGCCAAGGCATCGGGGCCGAAACCGCCCGGTTGTTCGCCAACGAGGGAGCGAAGGTGATTATAGCTGATATAGATGGAG AAAAAGCCTCCGCCGTCGCAacctccatcaacaacgccTTGAACGATACCAGAGCCCTCGCCGTCCCGGGGGACATCCTCAATGACACGTACATCGAGGAGCTTGTCACCAAGGCCGCGGactttgggggtgggaagataCACATTATTGTGAATAATGCGGGGTTTACCTGGGATGGAGTTATACATAAG ATGACAGACACCCAATTCACAACGATGCTCAACATCCACGCCACAGCGCCATTCAAACTCGTCCGCGCAGCAGCAAAATACTTCCGTGTGAAGGATGGGGAATCTCGCGTGgtgattaatattagtagtacGAGTGGGGTGCATGGCAATGC CGGCCAAGCCAACTACGCCGTCGCCAAAGCAGGCATAACGGGACTGACGAAGACCATCGCGAAAGAATGGGGACCTGCGTTCGGAGTCCGGGCGAATACCATTGCATTTGGGTTCGTGAAGACCCGACTTACtgcggcgaaggaggagggggcgttTATTACCATGGCGGATGGGACGAAGGTCGCGTTGGGGATTCCGGGGAAGCAGTTGGATAGTAGACGGACtggaactactactagtagtcctgatgagaagaagaagaataagggaGGTAGTGATTACCCTGATATTCCGCTGGGACGGCCGGCTAGtccggaggaggcggcgagggcggtgttgggggtggcgAGTCCGTTGTTTTCGTATGTGAGTGGGGAGACGATTAGGGTTACGGGGGGGAGGAATATGtga
- a CDS encoding uncharacterized protein (COG:S;~EggNog:ENOG410Q1TM;~InterPro:IPR036864,IPR001138;~PFAM:PF00172;~go_function: GO:0000981 - DNA-binding transcription factor activity, RNA polymerase II-specific [Evidence IEA];~go_function: GO:0008270 - zinc ion binding [Evidence IEA];~go_process: GO:0006355 - regulation of transcription, DNA-templated [Evidence IEA]) encodes MLAESETPVSNGDPPKLRAACENCRQSKVKCNLSGKDTCIRCMRHGLPCRYRVANRSGKPKGSKNRATLRKLGQLQDEKKPTIPANGWAEPVAKGQPPRISYDDNGVDATSTQSTSPASQSRSPDSHGANLADTTLLTDQTMEYPSIGETLAPMFNPSMSPPFLPKEFISRGFTGCPLAVQIPNPLQPCDCTNTLLYNVNQIRTMLAESMRLRLDQILQGINIALTACRTFLRCPNCHKDHTNLLYSVSILDTTLQLFEYWTSYELSSAPPGDHNMILPYGEYEMGPDETRRIRRYLIRGRALQCREVLGLLKDAVEMSRHLTPELRELNGTDGLEVEWFQQMLGGYDTMVETILRAMSDNLCT; translated from the exons ATGCTGGCCGAATCCGAAACCCCCGTCAGCAACGGGGATCCGCCGAAGCTCCGGGCTGCCTGTGAGAATTGCCGACAGTCAAAGGTGAAATGTAATCTATCTGGGAAAGACACCTGCATCCGCTGTATGCGTCATGGGTTGCCCTGTCGATACCGCGTCGCCAATCGTTCTGGGAAGCCAAAAGGGAGCAAGAACCGTGCCACGCTGCGGAAACTTGGGCAGTTGCAAGACGAGAAGAAGCCTACAATACCTGCCAACGGATGGGCAGAACCAGTAGCCAAAGGACAACCGCCTCGTATCAGCTATGATGACAATGGTGTCGACGCAACG AGTACGCAAAGCACCAGCCCAGCCAGTCAGTCCAGAAGCCCCGATAGCCACGGGGCGAATTTGGCTGACACGACGTTGCTGACCGATCAGACCATGGAGTATCCATCAATAGGGGAGACGCTGGCCCCAATGTTCAATCCCTCCATGTCGCCGCCATTCCTCCCGAAGGAGTTCATCTCCCGGGGCTTCACCGGCTGTCCGCTCGCCGTCCAGATCCCCAACCCACTACAGCCCTGTGATTGCACCAACACACTCTTATACAACGTAAACCAGATCCGGACCATGCTGGCAGAGAGCATGCGTCTTCGACTGGACCAGATCCTACAGGGCATCAACATTGCATTGACCGCGTGTCGGACCTTTCTCCGATGCCCCAATTGTCACAAAGACCACACAAACCTACTGTATTCAGTATCCATACTGGATACTACACTCCAGCTCTTCGAGTATTGGACCTCGTATGAGCTCTCATCCGCGCCTCCTGGCGACCACAACATGATCCTTCCCTACGGCGAGTACGAGATGGGCCCGGACGAGACGCGCCGGATCCGCCGGTACCTCATCCGAGGTCGAGCCCTGCAGTGCAGAGAGGTATTGGGGCTACTAAAGGACGCAGTCGAAATGAGCCGACATCTGACTCCCGAGCTCCGAGAGCTCAATGGGACGGACGGACTGGAGGTGGAATGGTTCCAGCAGATGCTGGGGGGGTATGATACGATGGTGGAGACGATTTTACGAGCGATGTCGGATAATCTGTGCACGTAG
- a CDS encoding hemolysin III family protein (COG:T;~EggNog:ENOG410PM7P;~InterPro:IPR004254;~PFAM:PF03006;~TransMembrane:8 (i58-77o83-104i116-135o155-176i183-202o214-232i244-265o285-305i);~go_component: GO:0016021 - integral component of membrane [Evidence IEA]), which produces MSTRQRRPTQAHEKDLGTSQPAVVAAAVLEQPSQVIRKLLHWDDLPHWQRDNQHIHTGYRPASFSLLVSLQSLTYLHNETVNIYTHLLPSLLAVPAAGLLYRALAPRYENATQADLIAFGCFFAGAAFCLGMSATYHTISNHSPLVARIGNTFDYVGIVGLIVGSFVPSVYFGFYCMPDLQRLYWTMICALGLGCILVSIFPHFRTPRWRPFRAAMFVGMGLSAVFPVIHGLRLYGLEQMTRQIGLGWLLLQGFLYILGATIYAARVPERLRPGHFDLWGSSHQIFHVLVVCAAIAHLTGLLKAFDYRHSGIADSCLGAAQ; this is translated from the coding sequence ATGTCCACTCGCCAGCGTCGCCCCACTCAAGCCCATGAGAAGGATCTGGGTACCAGCCAGCCTGCTGTGGTGGCAGCTGCGGTGTTAGAACAGCCTTCCCAAGTCATCAGAAAGCTTCTTCACTGGGATGATCTGCCCCATTGGCAGCGCGACAACCAGCACATCCACACGGGCTATCGGCCGgcttcattctctcttctgGTCTCCCTGCAGTCCTTGACCTACCTTCACAATGAAACGGTCAACATCTACACGCATCTGCTGCCGTCCCTACTGGCCGTTCCAGCGGCTGGGCTTCTCTATCGGGCACTAGCTCCGCGATATGAGAATGCCACCCAGGCGGATCTGATTGCTTTTGGATGCTTCTTCGCAGGAGCAGCCTTCTGTTTGGGCATGTCTGCAACATATCATACCATTTCGAACCATTCCCCCCTCGTGGCCCGCATCGGAAACACGTTTGACTATGTTGGTATCGTAGGGCTTATCGTGGGCAGCTTCGTGCCTAGCGTGTACTTTGGATTCTACTGTATGCCTGATCTGCAACGGTTGTATTGGACGATGATCTGCGCCCTCGGTCTTGGCTGCATCCTTGTTTCGATCTTCCCTCATTTCCGGACGCCTCGGTGGCGGCCATTCCGTGCGGCCATGTTTGTCGGCATGGGTCTGTCAGCGGTGTTCCCCGTGATCCACGGCTTACGCTTGTACGGTCTGGAGCAGATGACACGCCAAATCGGGCTCGGTTGGCTACTTCTCCAAGGTTTTCTGTACATTTTGGGAGCAACCATCTATGCGGCCCGGGTGCCGGAGCGCTTGCGACCAGGCCACTTCGATCTCTGGGGCAGCTCCCACCAGATCTTTCATGTGCTGGTGGTCTGCGCCGCCATTGCTCATCTGACCGGGTTGCTAAAGGCATTTGATTACAGACACAGCGGCATTGCAGACAGTTGTCTTGGGGCCGCGCAGTGA
- a CDS encoding uncharacterized protein (COG:S;~EggNog:ENOG410PKB9) has translation MSGHAQPGKSPGSRLKPVADSLDTVGFVSKGDRKLLDHKVQKEYYDKIVNRYMEFCARHSKNLEAAWTSLPRSASSDATSNPPASLPSLNNKSTGPRSPSPSAELSTILLSLRKLREAVLATSSTIPISFSQQVHIFSIKFAIQARHPPSYFPSFRYILEELHTSSHPLPDSDLKDLISYWILDYACRQEDMVAAYQLRARARRRYGFQSSTIDRVLNALAHDNWIVFWQIRQDVDSRMRAVMNWAEDRVRRHALKAVGKAYLSTDSRWVTEGCTGDSNWTWENLVKAESLGWEKEGDRIIIRKPKQRPQNNLAPIKENP, from the exons ATGTCTGGTCATGCGCAGCCCGGAAAATCCCCAGGCAGTCGGTTAAAGCCTGTGGCAGACTCGCTCGACACCGTGGGGTTTGTATCTAAAGGCGATCGAAA ATTGCTAGACCACAAGGTTCAGAAGGAGTACTATGACAAAATTGTAAATCGGTACATGGAATTCTGCGCCCGCCATTCCAAAAACCTAGAAGCGGCATGGACGTCACTTCCCAGGAGCGCTTCGAGCGATGCCACCAGCAATCCACcagcttcccttccctccttgAACAATAAGTCGACAGGGCCCCGTAGTCCTTCCCCATCCGCTGAACTATCCAccattctcctctctcttcgcAAGCTGCGCGAGGCGGTTCTGGCTACCAGCTCCACAATTCccatctctttctcccagCAGGTCCACATCTTTTCCATCAAGTTCGCGATTCAAGCCCGACATCCTCCATCatattttccttcctttcgctACATCCTAGAGGAATTACACACTTCCTCTCACCCGTTGCCGGACTCTGACCTGAAAGATCTCATTTCGTATTGGATCCTGGATTACGCATGTCGACAGGAGGACATGGTTGCTGCTTATCAGCTTCGTGCGCGTGCGCGCAGACGATACGGTTTTCAGTCATCGACTATAGACCGTGTCTTGAACGCCCTGGCACATGATAACTGGATTGTGTTCTGGCAGATCCGGCAAGATGTAGATTCCCGGATGCGCGCCGTCATGAATTGGGCTGAAGACCGCGTCAGACGACATGCTCTCAAAGCAGTCGGCAAAGCTTATCTCAGCACTGACTCCAGATGGGTCACTGAAGGTTGCACCGGTGACAGCAATTGGACATGGGAGAACCTGGTAAAGGCGGAGAGCCTAGGttgggagaaagagggcgACAGAATCATCATCCGGAAGCCAAAGCAAAGGCCTCAAAATAACCTTGCACCTATAAAGGAGAATCCATGA
- a CDS encoding uncharacterized protein (COG:S;~EggNog:ENOG410PIG2;~InterPro:IPR011990;~PFAM:PF14559;~go_function: GO:0005515 - protein binding [Evidence IEA]) has product MEASPNKHARNVSRSSRPRSTTKGPLDQPDDPLGSETVNTAASPRPPTADFAGFTGASFSRLDPLGPDELPPTVEKDLSYLLRYDVYHSLSQVEIPHALRSEFLAPTSDESLSTSLATLERLLAEGHFLLAAYLCGTILTSSLISPTDIKRIFALFYTRLACLQLSGNTIIAAQESKALEDLSSAFYYVEPIAGTSDKHPNYPRHIVPWPLRVLAIRLQSIGFGDSRRGIGGLYEVGLEARREILRPDMDTEERKLWRERLSDLGMRNVNALIEMGDLDAARRSLASLRIAESESELNKLRKVLLMLIIGDLDAARQVCGEASDAGNTVFRPLLSMAEGRYDDAVAEWRALLGNEERRPDESMISQNLAVCLLYTGRLNEAREVLESLVHANHSFSSLVFNLSTVYELCSDKSAKLKTDLVETVARQPVTGTTNLDRPNGDFKL; this is encoded by the exons ATGGAGGCTTCGCCAAATAAACACGCCCGCAATGTCTCTAGAT CTTCACGGCCGCGTAGCACAACGAAGGGTCCTCTAGATCAGCCAGATGA CCCGCTCGGGTCCGAAACAGTGAACACAGCCGCATCCCCAAGGCCGCCTACAGCAGACTTTGCTGGATTTACCGGCGCTTCGTTTAGCAGGCTGGATCCATTGGGACCGGATGAACTGCCACCAACAGTGGAGAAGGATCTCTCGTACCTGCTCCGGTATGATGTGTATCATTCGCTGTCTCAGGTGGAAATACCGCACGCGCTTCGCTCTGAGTTCCTTGCCCCAACGTCAGATGAATCGCTGTCCACAAGCCTAGCCACCCTTGAGCGGCTCCTGGCGGAAGGTCACTTTCTGCTCGCTGCTTATTTGTGTGGGACGATCTTAACATCCTCGTTGATCTCGCCTACTGACATCAAACGAATCTTTGCTCTGTTTTACACTCGGCTAGCGTGCCTGCAACTGTCAGGAAATACGATCATTGCAGCGCAAGAGTCAAAAGCACTCGAAGACCTGAGCTCCGCCTTCTATTATGTGGAACCGATTGCCGGGACGTCTGATAAGCACCCAAACTATCCTCGTCACATCGTACCATGGCCCCTACGAGTGTTGGCTATTAGACTCCAGAGCATTGGATTCGGCGACTCACGTAGGGGCATTGGCGGACTCTACGAGGTTGGCTTGGAAGCGCGAAGGGAGATCTTGCGGCCAGATATGGACACCGAAGAGCGCAAGTTGTGGAGAGAGCGATTGTCTGACCTCGGCATGAGAAATGTGAACGCGCTCATTGAAATGGGGGATCTGGATGCCGCCAGGAGATCACTCGCCAGCTTACGTATAGCAGAATCGGAAAGTGAACTCAATAAATTGAGAAAAGTACTTTTGATGCTCATAATTGGCGATCTTGATGCTGCGAGGCAGGTATGTGGCGAGGCGAGCGATGCCGGGAACACCGTGTTTCGCCCGCTCCTCAGTATGGCCGAGGGTCGGTACGACGACGCAGTGGCTGAATGGCGCGCCTTACTTGGCAACGAGGAACGCAGACCCGATGAGTCCATGATCTCGCAGAACCTGGCGGTGTGCTTGTTGTACACTGGTAGGTTGAACGAA GCACGTGAGGTCCTTGAGTCACTGGTGCACGCGAACCACTCGTTCTCGAGTCTCGTGTTCAACTTGTCAACCGTCTACGAACTATGCTCTGATAAATCCGCCAAGCTAAAGACCGACCTTGTAGAAACAGTGGCTAGACAACCAGTTACTGGGACTACTAATCTTGATCGGCCCAACGGGGACTTCAAACTTTAA
- the TVP18 gene encoding Tvp18 family protein (COG:U;~EggNog:ENOG410PKCP;~InterPro:IPR019365;~PFAM:PF10233;~TransMembrane:4 (i12-36o42-65i85-103o109-128i);~go_component: GO:0016021 - integral component of membrane [Evidence IEA]), whose product MTLAEELRSRNFSIYGQWTGVICIVLCLALGIANIFSFDVVIIIFSVLCLISGLILIFAEVPFLLRICPTSPKFDAFIRRFTTNWMRAAMYTVMSVVQWLSLIKSATSLIAAAVFLLIAGLFYALAGLKSQEFVGSKTLGGQGLAQMIV is encoded by the exons ATGACTCTCGCCGAGGAGCTCCGCTCGAGAAACTTCA GTATCTATGGACAATG GACGGGTGTGATCTGCATCGTCTTGTGCTTGGCTCTCGGTATCGCCAACATCTTCTCGTTCGACGTCGTGATTATCATCTTTAGTGTTCTGTGCCT CATCTCTGGTTTGATCCTCATCTTTGCCGAAgtgcccttcctcctcagaaTATGCCCCACATCACCAAAATTCGATGCATTTATCCGACGCTTCACCACAAACTGGATGCGCGCTGCAATGTATACAGTGATGAGTGTTGTGCAATGGCTCAGTCTTATCAAGTCCGCTACCAGTTTGATTGCGGCTGCTGTTTTCCTACTCATCGCCGGTTTGTTCTATGCACTGGCGGGTCTCAAGAGCCAGGAATTCGTCGGCAGCAAGACTTTGGGCGGCCAAGGTCTTGCGCAGATGATTGTCTAA